Sequence from the Deltaproteobacteria bacterium genome:
TTATTCCTCTCTACTGCGAGCTTGACGGGACATTTCCTAACCACCATGCAGATCCAACCGTCGAAGAAAATCTGGCCGACTTAAAGCGAAGTGTTTTAGGCCATGGCGCAGATCTTGGTTTAGCTTTCGACGGAGATGCCGACCGAATTGGTGTGGTTGATCGCAACGGTGAAGTCATTTGGGGTGATAAGCTCATGATTCTTTTGAGCAGAGCTTTACTCAAAGAAGAGCCCGGCGCTGTTATCATCGGCGAAGTAAAGTGCTCGAAGACCCTCTACGATGATATCGCGGCCCACGGTGGTAAACCCATCATGTGGATCACAGGTCACTCACTCATTAAAGCGAAGATGAAAGAAGAGAAAGCGGCTTTGGCCGGCGAGATGAGCGGGCATATTTTCTATAAGCACCGTTACTACGGATTTGATGACGCCGCCTATGCAAGTGGGCGTTTACTCGAAATTATGGGCAGCACGAACGCATCGGTGAGCGAACTCTTAGCAGATGTTCCCAAGACAGTGTCGACGCCTGAGTTGCGTATGGATTGCCCTGAAAACATTAAGTTTGATTTGGTAAAGCGTGTCATTGGTTCATTCCAAGAGCGTGCGAAGTCTGAACCATTCTCGGTGATTGATATCGACGGGGCCCGAGTTGAATGGGAAGATGGCTGGGGATTGGTGCGGTGCAGTAACACCCAGCCGATTCTTGTTTTAAGATTTGAAGCTCAGAATGAGACAAGGCTAAAGGAAATCCGTAAAGTTGTTGAGTCTGAGATTGAACTTCAACGAGCTGAGATGAACTAGCTCTGAGGACCTGATTTTAATTCTTCGACGAGACTCGCCGGGGAATCTTCAAGGGTCGACGCCAGCTTTTCAAATCGTTTTGCGAACTCCCGAAGAAGCTCAGGCACATGCGGATTGCCTGCAACCACAGGCCCCATTATTTCTGGCAAGAAAGCTGCATACCGCGTGGCGCGCTGAAAGCCCGGTCCTCTAAGACCCTGGGTTGTTTCGTCATTCTCTGCGAAATCCCGAAGGACGACAGAACTCAAGTAGGGCAGGTGTGAGGTGAACGCGACGACCCTATCGTGCTCATCGGCGGTCATATAAATCGGGCTTGCACCAAGCTTGGTCCAGAAGTCGAAAAGTTGCTGGCCAATTGTGGCGCTGGGCTCATCGCAAATTGCAACAGGGAAGCCTTTGAAGAGGTCCTGTTTGCGGTTTGAAAAGCCGGGTACAATGCCTCCCGCCATGGGGTGACACCCTACAAAGTTATTCTCCGGTCCGAGAATTTTTCGTGCCGCAATTTGAACAGGTGTTTTCACGCCGATGACATCCGTGAGGATAGTCGAGCTTGAAATACAGTTTTTGAGGTGGCTTAAAACATTTTCCAGTGCGCCCAACGGGACACAAACAACGACCAGGTCGAGGTCCTTCCAGGTCTCATCAGGAGAAGCGCTAAGAGAGGAAAAAATCTCCGCCCTCGTGGCTTCCTTGATGGTTTCTGGTTGGCTGTCGGCACCTAGGATTCGGGCATCGGGTAATGTTGCCTTGACCGCTTCGGCCAAGGAACCACCGATCAACCCCAATCCAACAATGCCGATACTTTGAATCATACTAAAGTAGAGCCTTCACCTTCGATACAACGTTATCGACGGTAAATCCGTA
This genomic interval carries:
- a CDS encoding phosphomannomutase/phosphoglucomutase, translating into MKFSSEIFRQYDIRGIVGPDLTPELAYHLGRAVGSWVKRGGGTKVVLGRDCRPSGEDFSAELGRGLRESGVHSIDIGVVPTPVVYWAIEHLDADGSIAITGSHNPAEYNGFKLTLLGRSLFGEDIQKLRLSIENEDYESGEATHQTTPVVDAYLDELVENLKPVERKLKVVVDAGNGVGGITALPLFERMGCEVIPLYCELDGTFPNHHADPTVEENLADLKRSVLGHGADLGLAFDGDADRIGVVDRNGEVIWGDKLMILLSRALLKEEPGAVIIGEVKCSKTLYDDIAAHGGKPIMWITGHSLIKAKMKEEKAALAGEMSGHIFYKHRYYGFDDAAYASGRLLEIMGSTNASVSELLADVPKTVSTPELRMDCPENIKFDLVKRVIGSFQERAKSEPFSVIDIDGARVEWEDGWGLVRCSNTQPILVLRFEAQNETRLKEIRKVVESEIELQRAEMN
- a CDS encoding prephenate dehydrogenase; translated protein: MIQSIGIVGLGLIGGSLAEAVKATLPDARILGADSQPETIKEATRAEIFSSLSASPDETWKDLDLVVVCVPLGALENVLSHLKNCISSSTILTDVIGVKTPVQIAARKILGPENNFVGCHPMAGGIVPGFSNRKQDLFKGFPVAICDEPSATIGQQLFDFWTKLGASPIYMTADEHDRVVAFTSHLPYLSSVVLRDFAENDETTQGLRGPGFQRATRYAAFLPEIMGPVVAGNPHVPELLREFAKRFEKLASTLEDSPASLVEELKSGPQS